The following coding sequences are from one Desulfosporosinus orientis DSM 765 window:
- a CDS encoding ABC transporter ATP-binding protein, with translation MSVLSIEHLYYSYDNGKTPVLKDANFEFEKGKTYAIVGKSGAGKTTLLSLISGLDQSSDGKILYEGQDITKIDREKYRSQNIGVIFQSFNLLRHLTALENVILSMDVAGLKVGDKKQHALEMLRKVGLDEEKANRRVLKLSGGEQQRVAIARALSYNPDIIIADEPTGNLDSRTEMEVIGILKDLAAEDGKCVIIVTHSPSVSQNVDVIYELQPLVQSA, from the coding sequence ATGAGTGTACTGTCAATTGAACATTTGTATTATTCTTATGACAACGGAAAAACCCCGGTGCTTAAAGACGCCAACTTCGAATTTGAAAAAGGCAAAACTTATGCCATCGTCGGGAAATCCGGTGCCGGCAAAACGACGCTGCTTTCCCTGATTTCCGGCCTCGATCAGAGCAGCGACGGTAAGATTCTCTATGAGGGCCAAGATATTACGAAAATTGACCGGGAAAAGTATCGCAGTCAAAATATCGGGGTAATTTTCCAAAGCTTTAACCTGCTGCGCCATCTGACAGCTTTAGAAAATGTTATCTTATCAATGGATGTCGCAGGGCTGAAAGTAGGCGACAAGAAACAGCACGCTCTGGAGATGCTCAGGAAAGTCGGGCTTGATGAAGAAAAAGCGAACCGGCGCGTTCTCAAGCTTTCCGGCGGCGAGCAGCAGCGGGTGGCGATTGCCAGGGCCCTATCCTATAATCCGGATATTATTATCGCCGACGAGCCGACCGGTAATCTGGACAGCAGAACCGAGATGGAAGTTATAGGAATTCTCAAAGACCTGGCTGCGGAGGACGGGAAATGCGTGATCATTGTTACCCACTCTCCGAGCGTTTCCCAGAATGTCGATGTCATCTATGAATTGCAGCCGCTTGTGCAAAGCGCCTGA
- a CDS encoding ABC transporter permease, giving the protein MYILKNALKSIVRSKGRNVLIGIIVLVIAVASCVALSIRNSANEIVNNQKASFDITATIGLDRNALRQQASSSGTNMQDITLPDALTLTELKNYADSAYVKSLSYSLTASMDSSDITAMSNNPTSSSSTSGSSGTAARSRAGMPDMGNFVNRSQGDFRITGYGSTETITNFVNGTYKITSGSMFSDSDTANDAVISDELAQANNLTVGSKFTLTNPNDSTQADEFTVTGIYTDTSSSDGSQMNLFSNSANQIITNYTALNNIVTASQANDDTKLNSQLTSSFSLKSADDVDAFKAELTAKGLNSDYTVSTNLNSFTQSVTPLNNLSHFATIFLVLVLVIGAIVLVVLNIINIRERKYEVGVLRAIGMKKGKVALQFIAELFMVTFLALGVGAGVGAAASVPTANYMLQNEISSLQSQQSQVQQNFGRSGSGFSAGQAGGGRGGIGGFFGTSQNANYITQINAVINGQVLGEIAGIGILLVLLSSGMSLVFISRYEPLKILSSLS; this is encoded by the coding sequence ATGTATATTCTTAAAAATGCTTTAAAAAGCATCGTCAGATCCAAAGGCAGAAATGTGCTGATCGGGATTATCGTACTGGTGATCGCGGTCGCCAGTTGTGTAGCCTTGAGCATCAGGAATTCGGCCAACGAGATTGTCAATAATCAAAAAGCCAGTTTTGACATCACAGCAACCATCGGCTTAGACCGCAACGCTTTAAGGCAGCAGGCAAGTTCCAGCGGCACGAATATGCAGGATATTACCCTGCCCGACGCCTTGACGCTGACCGAGCTAAAGAACTATGCCGATTCAGCGTATGTTAAAAGTTTATCCTATTCTCTGACAGCGTCGATGGATTCCAGCGATATTACGGCTATGTCAAATAATCCTACGAGCAGTTCTTCAACCTCAGGGTCAAGCGGCACGGCGGCCAGATCAAGAGCTGGCATGCCTGATATGGGTAATTTTGTAAACAGATCGCAAGGGGATTTCCGGATTACCGGCTACGGCTCCACTGAGACTATAACAAATTTTGTCAACGGAACCTATAAGATCACCTCCGGCTCGATGTTCAGCGACAGTGATACCGCCAATGACGCCGTGATTAGCGACGAATTGGCTCAGGCCAACAATCTCACGGTGGGCAGCAAATTTACCCTGACAAATCCCAACGACTCGACTCAGGCGGATGAGTTCACGGTTACGGGAATCTATACCGATACCTCCAGCAGCGACGGCTCGCAAATGAATCTGTTCTCCAATTCCGCCAATCAGATCATAACCAACTATACAGCGCTCAACAATATCGTGACAGCATCACAAGCCAATGACGATACGAAATTGAATTCTCAACTGACCTCCAGCTTCAGCCTGAAGAGCGCGGACGATGTCGACGCCTTTAAAGCGGAGCTCACCGCCAAGGGCCTGAATTCGGATTATACGGTCAGCACCAATCTTAACAGCTTTACGCAAAGTGTTACCCCCTTAAATAATCTTAGCCATTTTGCCACGATCTTCCTGGTACTGGTTCTGGTCATCGGTGCCATTGTCCTGGTGGTCCTGAATATAATTAACATCCGGGAACGTAAATACGAAGTCGGGGTACTGAGAGCGATTGGTATGAAAAAAGGCAAGGTTGCCTTACAGTTTATCGCCGAATTGTTTATGGTTACCTTTTTAGCTCTGGGCGTAGGAGCAGGGGTCGGCGCGGCAGCGTCAGTGCCTACGGCCAATTATATGCTCCAGAATGAAATCAGTTCGCTTCAGTCTCAGCAATCACAAGTTCAGCAAAACTTCGGCAGATCCGGATCCGGGTTTTCGGCGGGCCAAGCCGGAGGCGGCAGAGGCGGCATAGGCGGCTTCTTCGGAACCAGCCAGAACGCCAACTATATTACGCAAATTAACGCGGTTATCAATGGTCAGGTCTTGGGAGAAATAGCAGGCATCGGAATCCTGCTCGTACTTCTCAGCAGCGGTATGTCCCTGGTCTTTATCTCCCGCTATGAACCTTTGAAAATTCTCAGCAGCTTATCTTAA
- a CDS encoding sensor histidine kinase, producing the protein MRFNFDTKSIVYKMWLYFFLFALAILSVLWLLQIVFLQNYYQDMKTHEILNIADALKSKYGQTDFDTTLQQYSYKNNVMILVTDLDGNVEFSADSFGTGSDLSGPGGRIHPGNFTQFSQQISEQIREQLLSSGKTEIYYSVHNARLKGLLLEYGALLNSQAGRKAILYIRSPLDPIDSTTAVLKSQLFYVSMIILLLAFFIAFLIARRFSRPIEMLTRSARELGKGNYNVVFVRGSYSEIDQLASTLNYATRELSKTERLRRELIANVSHDLRTPLTMIRAYAEMLRDFASENEEKRKLRAGVIVEEADRLSGLVNDMLNLSKIQSGSEEIVCQPFDISQMVRNILQRFQILSERNGYKFVCSCEERLVVAADKRRIEQVIYNLISNAVNYTGDDKRVEISLKALKDRIRCEVRDSGKGIPKEKLEVIWERYYKATETHKRPVIGSGLGLSIVKSILEAQGAAYGVESAEGHGSTFWFELKREK; encoded by the coding sequence ATGCGTTTTAACTTTGATACGAAGAGTATTGTCTATAAGATGTGGCTGTATTTTTTCCTGTTTGCGCTGGCGATTTTAAGCGTTCTCTGGCTGCTGCAGATTGTCTTTTTGCAGAATTACTACCAGGACATGAAAACCCACGAAATATTAAATATAGCTGACGCCTTAAAAAGCAAATACGGGCAGACGGATTTCGATACGACACTCCAGCAATATTCTTATAAAAACAATGTCATGATTCTGGTGACGGATCTGGACGGGAATGTGGAATTCTCCGCGGATTCCTTCGGCACCGGCTCCGACCTGAGCGGACCCGGGGGGAGAATTCACCCGGGTAATTTCACTCAGTTCAGCCAGCAAATCAGTGAGCAAATCAGAGAACAGCTTTTAAGCAGCGGAAAAACGGAGATATATTATAGCGTGCACAATGCACGTTTAAAGGGGTTATTGCTGGAATATGGAGCGCTCTTAAACAGCCAAGCTGGGAGAAAGGCTATCCTCTATATCCGCTCGCCCCTTGATCCGATTGATTCCACCACTGCGGTTCTGAAAAGCCAGCTCTTCTATGTCTCGATGATCATCCTGCTCCTCGCCTTTTTTATTGCTTTTCTAATTGCGCGAAGGTTTTCCCGACCGATCGAGATGCTAACGCGCTCGGCCCGAGAACTGGGCAAGGGCAATTATAACGTCGTCTTTGTCCGAGGCAGCTACAGCGAAATTGATCAGCTGGCTTCTACGCTCAATTACGCAACCAGAGAGCTTTCTAAAACCGAACGTTTGCGCAGAGAGCTAATCGCCAATGTTTCCCATGATTTACGGACGCCGCTGACGATGATCAGAGCTTATGCCGAAATGCTGCGGGACTTTGCCTCTGAAAACGAGGAGAAGCGAAAGCTCCGGGCGGGTGTTATCGTAGAAGAAGCGGACCGGCTTTCCGGCCTAGTCAACGACATGCTCAATCTTTCCAAGATCCAGTCCGGCAGCGAAGAAATCGTCTGCCAACCCTTCGATATCTCACAAATGGTCAGAAACATCCTGCAGCGGTTTCAGATTTTGTCCGAACGGAACGGCTATAAATTTGTTTGCTCCTGCGAGGAACGTTTGGTTGTCGCAGCCGACAAAAGGAGAATTGAACAGGTTATTTATAACCTGATAAGCAATGCGGTCAATTACACCGGAGACGACAAGCGGGTTGAGATCAGCCTCAAGGCATTAAAGGATCGCATTCGCTGTGAAGTGAGGGACAGCGGCAAAGGAATTCCCAAAGAAAAGCTTGAGGTTATCTGGGAGCGTTATTATAAAGCGACCGAAACCCACAAACGGCCGGTGATTGGCAGCGGTTTGGGGCTTTCGATTGTCAAAAGCATCCTGGAAGCTCAAGGGGCGGCTTATGGGGTTGAGAGCGCCGAGGGGCACGGCAGCACGTTTTGGTTTGAGCTTAAAAGAGAAAAATAA
- a CDS encoding response regulator transcription factor — MHRILVADDETGIREIIREYAEFEGDFVMEAGNGLEAVNICKTQDFDIIVMDVMMPKLDGFSACKEIKKFKDIPVLMLSARGEEYDKLFGFEVGIDDYVVKPFSPKELMARINVIINRNLNKETAKASGALEFTGLKVDMAGREVYVEGKKAELTPKEYDLLFYLIKNQNLALSREKLLNDVWGYDFTGDDRTVDTHIKMLRNSLSPYRDYIVTLRGVGYKFQVKEH, encoded by the coding sequence ATGCACAGGATATTGGTGGCGGATGATGAGACGGGAATCCGTGAGATCATAAGAGAATATGCGGAATTTGAAGGAGATTTTGTGATGGAAGCCGGAAACGGCCTGGAGGCTGTGAATATTTGTAAGACCCAGGATTTCGATATTATTGTTATGGATGTCATGATGCCCAAACTCGATGGATTTTCCGCCTGTAAGGAAATAAAGAAGTTCAAGGATATTCCGGTATTGATGCTTTCGGCCCGTGGGGAAGAATACGATAAATTATTCGGCTTCGAAGTCGGCATTGATGATTATGTCGTTAAGCCGTTTTCTCCCAAGGAACTAATGGCCAGAATCAATGTGATTATCAACCGGAACCTGAACAAAGAAACGGCAAAAGCATCCGGCGCACTGGAGTTTACGGGACTGAAGGTGGATATGGCGGGACGAGAGGTTTATGTCGAAGGGAAGAAAGCCGAACTGACCCCTAAGGAATATGATCTCCTGTTTTATCTTATCAAAAACCAAAACCTGGCGCTCTCGCGGGAAAAGCTGCTTAATGATGTCTGGGGATATGATTTCACGGGGGATGACAGAACGGTTGATACACATATAAAAATGCTGAGAAACAGCCTCAGTCCCTATCGGGATTATATTGTCACGTTACGCGGGGTGGGTTACAAATTCCAGGTTAAAGAACATTGA
- a CDS encoding GNAT family N-acetyltransferase, with the protein MENQLFKRGLSDKELQDIRDLENVCCKYDRLNLKLNWSMLTNRSADEKNDLLYYVGNKLIGFLGLYDIEQKSKEIEIMGMVHPEYRRRGIFKELFNAVKQECITRGARRILLITERSSDAGTSFVKSTDAQYSCSEYRMKFDESNVQISPTLGITLRKAESRDYLELKNLDVLCFGSAEEEIENSDADNVYHSTYVAEIKGKFIGKIGVQMEGNDGYIYGFGIEPVYRRQGYGREVLSLALLKLLSKQVLNVILEVAVKNEKALLLYKSCGFKEITVYDYYEIILQE; encoded by the coding sequence TTGGAAAATCAATTATTCAAGAGAGGGCTATCAGATAAGGAACTACAGGATATCCGAGACCTGGAAAATGTGTGCTGTAAATATGATCGATTAAATTTAAAACTCAACTGGAGTATGCTTACTAATCGTTCCGCCGATGAGAAAAACGACTTATTGTATTATGTTGGTAATAAGCTAATAGGTTTTTTGGGCTTATATGATATTGAACAAAAATCCAAAGAAATAGAAATTATGGGGATGGTTCATCCTGAGTATAGACGTAGGGGTATATTCAAAGAGCTTTTTAATGCAGTTAAGCAAGAGTGTATAACTCGGGGAGCGAGAAGAATTTTACTAATTACTGAACGGTCTTCGGATGCTGGAACCAGTTTTGTAAAGTCTACAGATGCTCAGTATTCATGTTCTGAGTATAGAATGAAATTTGATGAGTCAAATGTCCAAATTTCTCCAACTCTTGGCATAACACTTCGAAAGGCTGAATCTAGAGACTATTTGGAACTTAAAAATTTAGATGTATTATGTTTTGGATCAGCTGAAGAGGAAATAGAGAACAGTGACGCCGATAATGTCTATCATTCAACCTATGTGGCAGAGATAAAAGGAAAATTCATCGGTAAAATTGGTGTACAGATGGAAGGAAATGATGGTTACATATACGGCTTTGGTATAGAACCAGTATATCGCAGACAAGGATACGGTAGAGAGGTATTAAGCTTGGCACTATTGAAATTGCTATCGAAACAAGTATTGAACGTAATACTTGAGGTAGCAGTCAAAAATGAGAAAGCCTTACTATTATATAAGTCTTGTGGATTTAAAGAAATTACAGTTTATGACTATTACGAGATAATCCTACAGGAGTAA
- a CDS encoding SdpI family protein codes for MKTNKAMPWWGWLTWVLAIIIGIIAYSHLPAQVIGNANRMTPRLLIVLYEPAIMLFIILLWHVLWRIDPKKKNYETFWPTYRYIGGIIVVCISLVYLTVVGHALNITSMRLVPTVIGIMFMLIANISPRIQPNWWVGFRTPWTLSSTESWNRTHRLGGQLGIAMGILIIILAWILPTNFVMRLAIIIPILLWVLITVVASYFYAKKE; via the coding sequence ATGAAAACGAATAAAGCAATGCCTTGGTGGGGTTGGCTTACCTGGGTTTTAGCAATAATAATTGGAATTATAGCTTACTCTCATCTCCCTGCACAGGTTATTGGCAATGCGAACCGAATGACTCCGCGTTTATTAATAGTTTTGTATGAACCGGCAATCATGCTCTTCATCATTCTCTTATGGCACGTTCTGTGGAGAATTGACCCAAAGAAAAAGAACTACGAGACCTTTTGGCCGACCTATCGATATATCGGTGGCATCATTGTCGTATGTATTAGCCTGGTGTATCTAACTGTGGTCGGTCATGCCTTAAACATTACATCGATGCGATTAGTTCCAACTGTAATTGGTATTATGTTTATGCTTATAGCAAATATTTCACCCCGTATACAACCAAATTGGTGGGTCGGATTTCGCACTCCATGGACTTTATCGAGTACGGAAAGTTGGAATCGTACGCATCGGCTAGGAGGACAATTAGGCATCGCAATGGGTATTCTCATAATTATCCTAGCCTGGATTTTACCAACAAACTTTGTGATGAGATTGGCTATTATCATACCAATACTCCTATGGGTGCTCATTACCGTTGTGGCTTCGTATTTTTACGCTAAAAAAGAGTAA
- a CDS encoding autorepressor SdpR family transcription factor encodes MNEGIFKAMSDSTRRKIIELLKEGPKTAGEIANHFPHAQPTISRHLNVLKNAHLIVDQKEGNFIIYRLNTTILQEWLGWLFEHFGGEDSDENE; translated from the coding sequence ATGAATGAGGGCATCTTTAAGGCAATGTCCGACTCAACACGCAGAAAGATCATCGAATTATTGAAGGAAGGACCAAAAACGGCTGGTGAAATTGCAAACCACTTTCCGCATGCTCAGCCGACAATTAGTCGTCATTTAAATGTGCTCAAAAATGCACATTTGATTGTCGATCAGAAGGAAGGAAACTTTATTATTTACAGGCTCAACACAACGATTTTGCAAGAATGGCTTGGGTGGCTTTTCGAGCACTTTGGAGGTGAAGACAGTGATGAAAACGAATAA